The following proteins are encoded in a genomic region of Eriocheir sinensis breed Jianghai 21 chromosome 2, ASM2467909v1, whole genome shotgun sequence:
- the LOC126999009 gene encoding uncharacterized protein LOC126999009 isoform X3, with protein MAGLDNHSQSSTVMNPHAHVFVKCNFCNKDFTKDWSRKRHEKKVHGVNTTDNYEVAEITVPDASKVCTYCDKVFSTSCNKRAHERRQHGVNPGPVSHSDGPTIVQCTECNVTFATLTAYREHLSLVHDIEIHKAQHEFTSEEDFLRWKDCMELDIGVNYTAHSGPKKSCDGTKQIFYCRRSGVQSTKISSKSRAEKSQGTCKMGFYCTPSIEVVKKDEKICVTFYSDHHDHNLDFNSQVHMTLPKSEQDKIAACDEIIISAKRKCKFSFISTCISLPTTQTHKPQYIVMLMMIIVHLLADMG; from the exons ATGGCAGGACTGGATAATCACAGTCAAAGTAGTACTGTTATGAATCCTCACGCTCATGTATTCGTGAAGTGTAATTTCTGCAACAAAGACTTCACCAAAGACTGGAGCAGgaaaagacatgaaaagaaaGTTCATGGTGTAAACACCACAGACAACTATGAAGTGGCAGAGATAACAGTTCCTGATGCTTCAAAAGTGTGCACTTACTGCGATAAAGTTTTTTCCACCTCCTGTAACAAACGAGCTCATGAACGTCGACAGCATGGTGTGAACCCTGGCCCTGTATCCCATTCAGATGGCCCAACTATTGTGCAATGTACAGAATGCAATGTGACTTTTGCTACCCTTACTGCTTACAGGGAACACCTTTCTTTAGTCCATGacattgagattcacaaagctcagCATGAGTTTACTTCTGAGGAAG ATTTCTTGAGATGGAAAGACTGTATGGAACTGGACATTGGAGTCAATTACACGGCTCATTCTGGACCAAAGAAATCATGTGATGGCACCAAACAGATATTCTACTGTCGAAGATCAGGTGTTCAGTCAACGAAGATTTCCAGTAAGAGTCGTGCAGAAAAGAGCCAAG GTACCTGTAAGATGGGGTTTTACTGCACCCCATCAATTGAAGTtgtgaagaaggatgaaaagatttGTGTGACCTTTTACTCTGACCATCATGATCACAACCTTGATTTTAACAGCCAGGTTCACATGACACTTCCCAAGAGTGAACAGGATAAGATTGCAG CTTGTGATGAAATCATCATATCTGCAAAGCGTAAGTGtaaattttcttttatctcaaCATGTATTTCCTTACCTACCACTCAAACTCATAAGCCCCAGTACATTGTTATGCTTATGATGATTATAGTGCATTTATTAGCAGACATGGGGTAA
- the LOC126999009 gene encoding uncharacterized protein LOC126999009 isoform X1, translating to MAGLDNHSQSSTVMNPHAHVFVKCNFCNKDFTKDWSRKRHEKKVHGVNTTDNYEVAEITVPDASKVCTYCDKVFSTSCNKRAHERRQHGVNPGPVSHSDGPTIVQCTECNVTFATLTAYREHLSLVHDIEIHKAQHEFTSEEDFLRWKDCMELDIGVNYTAHSGPKKSCDGTKQIFYCRRSGVQSTKISSKSRAEKSQGTCKMGFYCTPSIEVVKKDEKICVTFYSDHHDHNLDFNSQVHMTLPKSEQDKIAACDEIIISAKRMITQGIEHDIILDRVRESAGSNRMSFLEKKDIDNICVRYGLNKTHSRHSDDSTSVRLIVKEMQDANEVLYFKDQGDVDSDNPEIPSKEFVLGFMKGGQELIFSTQMKSCDKIQVCMDSTHCISQYSGFQK from the exons ATGGCAGGACTGGATAATCACAGTCAAAGTAGTACTGTTATGAATCCTCACGCTCATGTATTCGTGAAGTGTAATTTCTGCAACAAAGACTTCACCAAAGACTGGAGCAGgaaaagacatgaaaagaaaGTTCATGGTGTAAACACCACAGACAACTATGAAGTGGCAGAGATAACAGTTCCTGATGCTTCAAAAGTGTGCACTTACTGCGATAAAGTTTTTTCCACCTCCTGTAACAAACGAGCTCATGAACGTCGACAGCATGGTGTGAACCCTGGCCCTGTATCCCATTCAGATGGCCCAACTATTGTGCAATGTACAGAATGCAATGTGACTTTTGCTACCCTTACTGCTTACAGGGAACACCTTTCTTTAGTCCATGacattgagattcacaaagctcagCATGAGTTTACTTCTGAGGAAG ATTTCTTGAGATGGAAAGACTGTATGGAACTGGACATTGGAGTCAATTACACGGCTCATTCTGGACCAAAGAAATCATGTGATGGCACCAAACAGATATTCTACTGTCGAAGATCAGGTGTTCAGTCAACGAAGATTTCCAGTAAGAGTCGTGCAGAAAAGAGCCAAG GTACCTGTAAGATGGGGTTTTACTGCACCCCATCAATTGAAGTtgtgaagaaggatgaaaagatttGTGTGACCTTTTACTCTGACCATCATGATCACAACCTTGATTTTAACAGCCAGGTTCACATGACACTTCCCAAGAGTGAACAGGATAAGATTGCAG CTTGTGATGAAATCATCATATCTGCAAAGC GTATGATTACACAAGGGATCGAACATGACATAATTTTGGACAGAGTGCGGGAGTCAGCAGGCAGTAATCGAATGTCTTTCTTAGAAAAGAAGGATATAGATAATATTTGTGTTAGGTATGGATTGAATAAAACCCACAGCAGACACTCTGATGACAGCACAAGTGTACGATTAATTGTTAAAGAAATGCAGGATGCCAATGAAGTCTTGTATTTCAAAGATCAAGGAGATGTAGATTCAGATAATCCTGAAATACCATCCAAAGAATTTGTATTAGGTTTTATGAAAGGGGGACAAGAATTAATATTTTCTACCCAGATGAAATCTTGTGACAAGATACAGGTATGCATGGATTCAACTCATTGCATTAGCCAATATTCAGGATTCCA GAAATAG
- the LOC126998112 gene encoding general transcription factor II-I repeat domain-containing protein 2-like, translated as MKPFADGDFIKECLVAVVDSVCPEQRFAFESVNLSSRTVRRRIEEMSDNVHDSLKTRSSTLVAFSLALDASTDTKDTAQLAVFIRGVTAHDLQVCEEFLQLVPLRGTNIGQDIFDAVLQCVEQHSQDLSRLVCVMTEGARAMIGEKKGAASLLVRHCEAAGHTQPIHKVHCIIHQDALCAKSANLVDVMSVVMKVVNSILSRSLNHRQFQILMDEVNVHYNDLLYLCEVRWLSRGAMLSRVFDLQQEIATFLRQNVRRTFPTLITSPIRDGSLSWPCSRTSLRT; from the coding sequence ATGAAGCCATTCGCGGATGGGGACTTCATCAAGGAGTGCCTCGTCGCTGTGGTGGACTCCGTCTGTCCAGAGCAGCGTTTTGCCTTTGAGAGTGTTAACCTTTCGTCCCGCACCGTTCGCCGTCGCATAGAGGAGATGTCGGACAACGTGCACGACTCACTCAAGACCCGCAGCTCAACCCTCGTCGCCTTCTCCCTCGCTCTTGACGCGAGCACCGACACGAAGGACACGGCCCAACTGGCCGTTTTCATCCGTGGGGTCACCGCTCATGACCTACAGGTGTGTGAGGAATTCCTCCAGCTTGTCCCGCTGCGCGGCACCAACATTGGGCAAGACATCTTCGACGCCGTGCTTCAGTGTGTGGAGCAGCATTCCCAGGACCTCTCCCGTCTTGTGTGCGTGATGACCGAGGGTGCCCGGGCGATGATTGGGGAGAAGAAGGGCGCCGCTTCTCTGCTAGTGCGCCACTGTGAGGCCGCCGGACACACTCAGCCCATCCACAAGGTGCACTGCATCATCCACCAAGACGCCCTGTGCGCCAAGTCTGCCAACCTCGTTGATGTCATGTCTGTCGTAATGAAGGTCGTCAACTCCATTCTCTCCCGCAGCCTTAACCACCGCCAGTTCCAGATACTGATGGACGAGGTGAACGTGCACTACAACGACCTGCTCTACCTCTGTGAGGTCCGCTGGCTGAGTCGTGGGGCCATGCTGTCCCGTGTGTTTGACCTGCAGCAGGAGATCGCCACCTTCCTCCGTCAGAACGTCAGAAGAACCTTCCCCACGCTGATCACTTCTCCGATCCGCGATGGCTCGCTCTCCTGGCCCTGCTCACGGACATCACTACGCACCTGA